A window of the Pseudomonas furukawaii genome harbors these coding sequences:
- a CDS encoding RHS repeat domain-containing protein has translation MEFLVGRLITSVLALLLLGSTQAATLVFTTYYHNDHLGSPAAATDERNELLWRAHYRPYGERQENPADTPYGSPGYTGHVQDGSSGLVYMQARYYDPQLGRFLAMDPAGPQEEVPGSFNRYAYGLNNPYRYVDPDGHWAMAVLVGLDIGLTGHGIYSEYQTGGTDAALVEAGKAAAAHVIGLGVGNVLRRGYILAKGANTTENVANLFKAGRTAKASELRDFAKNQGWKSDQTDGGPLKFIDENGIARLTIKKGSPRAPGSSMPHVEFKDPSGQRTGPLGNPVTRKSAENHTKIDFDL, from the coding sequence ATGGAGTTTCTCGTGGGCAGGCTTATCACCTCAGTCCTGGCTCTCCTGCTACTGGGCTCCACCCAGGCAGCGACCCTGGTCTTCACCACCTACTACCACAACGACCACCTGGGCTCACCGGCCGCCGCCACCGACGAGCGCAACGAACTCCTCTGGCGTGCACATTACCGCCCCTATGGCGAGCGCCAGGAGAATCCCGCTGATACCCCTTACGGCAGCCCGGGATACACCGGACACGTGCAAGACGGCAGCAGCGGCCTGGTCTATATGCAGGCCCGCTACTACGACCCGCAACTGGGTCGCTTCCTCGCCATGGACCCGGCCGGGCCCCAGGAGGAGGTGCCCGGAAGCTTCAACCGCTATGCCTATGGGCTGAACAACCCGTATCGCTACGTGGATCCGGATGGGCATTGGGCCATGGCGGTGCTAGTGGGGCTCGATATCGGCCTGACCGGCCACGGCATTTACTCGGAATACCAGACAGGAGGAACGGACGCCGCATTAGTCGAAGCCGGAAAGGCCGCTGCCGCGCATGTGATAGGTCTGGGGGTTGGGAACGTACTGAGGCGAGGGTATATCCTCGCAAAAGGAGCAAATACAACTGAAAACGTCGCTAACTTATTTAAAGCTGGAAGGACAGCCAAAGCCAGCGAACTGCGAGACTTTGCCAAAAATCAGGGATGGAAATCGGACCAAACAGACGGAGGCCCGTTAAAATTCATTGATGAAAATGGCATTGCCCGGCTGACAATCAAGAAAGGAAGCCCCCGCGCACCTGGTAGCTCGATGCCTCACGTCGAATTCAAGGATCCATCAGGACAGAGAACTGGCCCACTAGGTAATCCTGTAACTAGGAAAAGCGCTGAAAACCACACAAAAATTGATTTTGACCTATAG